Proteins from a single region of Starkeya sp. ORNL1:
- a CDS encoding xanthine dehydrogenase family protein subunit M, whose translation MTPFTYSRATDPADALRLSGDNGAKFLGGGTNLVDLMRETIERPTVLVDVTGLDSTISATSDDGLRIGGATRNSALASNRRVRTDYPMLTRAIVAGASAQIRNMATVAGNLLQRTRCTYFYDDGSACNKRSPGQGCDAREGFHRYHAILGASETCIATHPSDMAVALAALDAVVHLKSSDGVRSLPVTELHRLPGERPDIETDLRPGELITAVELPALPLARNSTYRKVRDRSSYAFALISVAAALDVKDGKITDVRLALGGVAHRPWRARKAEAALIGRNATHANYLAAADTELAEAKPLPLNAFKVELARRTIAAVLSDLAARSSEARS comes from the coding sequence GTCGATCTGATGCGCGAGACCATCGAACGGCCGACAGTGCTGGTCGATGTGACGGGCCTCGACAGCACCATCTCCGCAACTTCCGACGACGGTTTGAGGATTGGCGGAGCGACCAGAAATTCCGCGCTCGCATCCAACCGACGCGTACGCACTGACTATCCGATGCTTACTCGGGCGATCGTTGCCGGCGCGAGCGCGCAGATCCGCAACATGGCAACGGTAGCAGGGAATCTACTGCAGCGAACGCGTTGCACCTATTTCTACGACGACGGGTCCGCGTGCAACAAACGCTCACCAGGCCAAGGCTGCGATGCCCGGGAGGGATTTCACCGCTATCACGCGATACTGGGCGCTTCCGAAACCTGCATCGCGACCCACCCGTCGGATATGGCCGTTGCCTTGGCAGCCCTTGATGCTGTGGTCCACCTGAAGAGCAGCGACGGCGTTCGCAGCCTGCCGGTCACGGAACTCCACCGCTTGCCGGGTGAACGCCCTGATATCGAGACCGATCTGCGGCCTGGCGAATTGATCACCGCCGTCGAACTTCCGGCCCTACCGCTTGCAAGGAACTCGACCTATCGCAAGGTGCGTGATCGATCGAGCTACGCCTTTGCGCTGATATCGGTCGCCGCTGCACTGGATGTGAAGGACGGCAAGATCACTGACGTCCGTCTCGCGCTCGGCGGTGTCGCGCATAGGCCTTGGCGCGCGCGAAAGGCCGAGGCCGCCCTTATCGGGCGAAACGCCACTCACGCTAACTATCTCGCTGCGGCCGATACAGAACTGGCGGAGGCGAAGCCGCTCCCGCTCAACGCGTTCAAGGTCGAGTTGGCGAGGCGCACGATCGCCGCGGTCCTGAGTGATCTCGCGGCGCGGTCTTCGGAGGCACGCTCATGA